From a region of the Thiomicrorhabdus sp. genome:
- a CDS encoding DUF3683 domain-containing protein has product MSPNPTKRIREIPYNYTSFSDKEIVLRFLGESCWTTIESLRQTRNTGRSARMLFEVLGDMWVVSRNPYIQDDLIQNPKRRDALIQALHHRLKEVEKRLNGNETAAELLASTSKAVEEFSAWFPKQVILRHQVLKRLKKCTREDNIDFGGLARVSHATDATDWRVELPLVVLTPDSEQETIEMVQACIDLELTIIPRGGGTGYTGGAIPLHQNTAVINTEKLEFMSLVEQVELPMIGKVPTIRTGAGVVTRRVSEQAERFGYVFAVDPTSQDASTIGGNISMNAGGKKAVLWGTTLDNLASWRMVTPDAKWLEVERVNHNLGKLQDQQTVIFDIRRYEKDGQTQIGETERLEIPGSGFRQAGLGKDVTDKFLSGLPGIQKEGCDGLITSSRFIVHRMPSHTRTVCLEFFGTDLSLAVPAIVEILDYVESKKKEGILIAGLEHLDDRYIKAVKYNTKASRKELPKMLLLADICGENGFEVANTCTEIVALANKRNAEGFIAVSDDARKRFWLDRSRTAAISSHTNAFKINEDVVIPLDRLNEYNIEIEKINIEMSIKNKIDILNAYIEYFEGDIPEFIQADDFEDISGPSNYFRGKVEETLEHFKTVKTRWLGKLERLNSPAKECLDLLPEESHANVREEDTLASLFLRRETVLSYRKEVKEFLKQTFLGHDFEALHKKLDKIHGDIRTARLFVALHMHAGDGNIHTNIPVHSGNYEMVHLAESLVDRIMEVAHRLGGVISGEHGIGLTKFQYLEPSKVEAFVKYKNEVDPNGHFNKGKLLPGSSLDNAYTPSLSLVNQEAIILEANELDALNNDIKDCLRCGKCKPVCQTHIPRANLLYSPRNKILATGQVIEAFLYEEQTRRGISLQHFDAMNDVADHCTTCHKCETPCPVDIDFGDVSIRMRNILTKMGKKRFSITVKAALWFLNAKNPATIKIMRKVMIGWSANFITLGHKTAKLFGLLGKAKDIPAQSTTIAPVQQQVINFVRKPLNTGPNQSTMRALLGLEEANMVPIISDPNKVNDDSDAVFYFPGCGSERLFSDIGLATIAMLSESGAQTVLPPGYLCCGYPQTAAGQADKGAQITAENRALFHRVANTLNYLDIKTVIVSCGTCMDQLLKYEFERIFPGCRLLDIHEYLSEKGISVDSSNGVKYLYHAPCHDPMKKMDGTEVAKDLLKTEEVLLSDRCCSEAGTLATARPDISEQLRFRKTIELTNGINELTGHDKSIGGEVKLLTSCPACQQGLNRYEDETGLKTDYIVVELAKNLYGDDWKGQFVNRLEHEGVEKVLL; this is encoded by the coding sequence ATGAGTCCAAATCCGACTAAACGTATTCGCGAAATCCCTTATAACTATACCTCATTCTCGGACAAAGAGATTGTGTTAAGGTTTTTGGGTGAGTCGTGTTGGACAACGATTGAGTCCTTACGTCAAACTCGTAATACAGGTCGGTCTGCACGTATGCTTTTTGAGGTGCTGGGTGATATGTGGGTGGTAAGTCGTAACCCTTACATTCAAGATGATTTAATTCAAAATCCTAAACGTCGTGATGCATTAATTCAAGCGTTACACCATCGTTTAAAAGAAGTAGAAAAGCGCCTAAATGGTAATGAAACGGCAGCAGAACTTTTAGCTTCAACTTCTAAAGCGGTGGAAGAGTTTTCAGCATGGTTTCCAAAACAGGTTATCTTGCGTCATCAAGTATTAAAACGTTTAAAAAAATGTACACGTGAAGACAATATTGACTTTGGAGGCTTAGCACGAGTTTCTCATGCAACAGATGCCACTGACTGGCGTGTAGAGTTACCACTAGTAGTATTAACTCCTGACTCTGAACAAGAAACCATAGAGATGGTTCAGGCTTGTATTGATTTAGAGTTGACCATTATTCCACGTGGTGGAGGTACAGGGTATACCGGTGGTGCGATTCCTCTTCATCAAAATACTGCAGTAATCAACACTGAAAAACTTGAGTTTATGAGTTTAGTTGAGCAAGTAGAGCTACCAATGATTGGTAAAGTTCCTACGATACGTACTGGTGCAGGTGTGGTTACCCGTAGAGTATCTGAGCAAGCTGAACGTTTTGGTTATGTATTTGCAGTAGATCCAACCTCTCAAGATGCTTCTACGATTGGTGGAAATATCTCAATGAACGCGGGTGGTAAGAAAGCCGTATTGTGGGGTACAACTCTTGATAACTTAGCATCTTGGAGAATGGTAACTCCTGATGCAAAATGGTTAGAAGTCGAGCGTGTAAATCACAACCTTGGCAAACTACAAGACCAACAAACTGTCATTTTTGATATTCGTCGTTATGAAAAAGACGGCCAGACTCAAATTGGTGAAACTGAACGTTTAGAAATTCCAGGTTCAGGTTTTAGGCAAGCGGGTTTAGGTAAAGATGTTACTGACAAGTTTTTAAGTGGGCTTCCTGGTATTCAAAAAGAAGGTTGTGATGGTTTAATTACCTCTAGCCGTTTTATTGTTCATCGCATGCCTAGCCATACAAGAACAGTATGTTTAGAGTTTTTTGGGACTGATCTAAGTTTAGCAGTACCAGCTATTGTTGAAATTCTTGACTACGTTGAATCTAAGAAAAAAGAAGGCATTCTGATTGCTGGTCTTGAGCACTTAGATGATCGTTATATTAAAGCGGTTAAATACAATACCAAGGCGAGTCGCAAAGAATTGCCTAAGATGTTATTGCTTGCTGATATTTGTGGTGAAAATGGCTTTGAAGTTGCCAATACCTGTACTGAAATTGTTGCTCTAGCGAACAAACGTAATGCTGAAGGTTTTATTGCTGTTAGTGATGATGCTCGTAAACGTTTCTGGCTTGACCGTTCTCGTACCGCTGCAATTTCATCACATACCAATGCATTTAAAATCAATGAAGATGTGGTTATCCCGTTAGATCGCTTAAATGAATACAATATTGAAATTGAAAAAATCAATATTGAAATGTCAATTAAGAACAAAATTGATATTCTGAATGCATATATTGAGTATTTTGAAGGGGATATACCAGAGTTTATCCAAGCCGATGATTTTGAGGATATTTCAGGTCCATCTAACTACTTTAGAGGTAAGGTTGAAGAGACGCTTGAACACTTTAAAACAGTTAAAACTCGTTGGTTAGGTAAGTTAGAACGTCTGAATAGCCCAGCAAAAGAGTGTTTAGACTTATTACCTGAAGAATCTCATGCAAATGTACGTGAAGAAGATACCTTAGCAAGTCTGTTCTTAAGAAGAGAGACAGTTCTTTCATACCGAAAAGAGGTGAAAGAGTTTTTAAAACAAACATTCTTAGGCCATGATTTTGAAGCATTGCATAAAAAATTAGATAAAATTCATGGCGATATTCGAACGGCACGTTTGTTTGTCGCATTGCACATGCATGCGGGTGACGGAAATATCCACACTAACATTCCAGTGCATTCTGGTAACTATGAAATGGTGCATTTAGCTGAGTCTCTGGTTGATAGAATTATGGAAGTGGCTCATCGTCTAGGTGGTGTTATTTCTGGTGAGCATGGAATTGGTCTAACTAAATTCCAATATTTGGAACCTTCTAAAGTCGAAGCCTTTGTTAAGTACAAAAATGAAGTCGATCCAAATGGTCATTTCAACAAAGGTAAGTTACTGCCTGGGTCTAGCCTAGATAATGCCTACACGCCATCTTTAAGCTTGGTAAATCAAGAAGCGATTATCTTAGAAGCAAATGAGCTAGATGCCTTAAACAATGATATTAAAGATTGTTTACGTTGCGGTAAGTGTAAACCTGTGTGCCAGACTCATATTCCTAGAGCTAATTTACTCTATTCACCACGTAATAAGATTTTAGCTACGGGTCAGGTGATTGAAGCGTTTTTGTATGAAGAACAAACTCGTCGCGGTATTTCATTGCAGCATTTTGACGCTATGAACGATGTGGCTGACCATTGTACAACTTGCCATAAGTGTGAAACACCTTGCCCAGTTGACATCGATTTTGGTGATGTTTCTATCCGTATGCGAAATATCCTAACAAAAATGGGTAAAAAACGCTTTTCTATAACGGTAAAAGCCGCATTGTGGTTCTTGAACGCTAAAAATCCGGCAACCATTAAAATCATGCGTAAAGTGATGATTGGCTGGAGTGCTAATTTTATTACCCTAGGGCATAAAACGGCAAAATTGTTTGGCCTTTTAGGTAAGGCAAAAGATATACCTGCACAATCGACAACAATTGCACCTGTACAACAGCAGGTAATTAACTTTGTTCGTAAGCCTTTAAATACAGGCCCAAATCAATCTACTATGCGTGCCTTGTTAGGCTTAGAAGAAGCGAATATGGTTCCGATTATTAGTGATCCAAATAAGGTGAATGATGATTCGGATGCGGTATTCTATTTCCCAGGTTGTGGTTCAGAACGTCTGTTTAGTGATATTGGTTTAGCAACGATAGCGATGTTATCTGAGTCAGGAGCACAAACGGTTCTACCACCAGGCTACCTATGTTGTGGTTACCCTCAAACAGCAGCGGGTCAAGCGGATAAAGGTGCTCAAATTACTGCAGAAAACAGAGCTTTGTTCCATCGTGTGGCTAATACCCTGAACTATTTAGATATTAAGACGGTGATTGTTTCTTGCGGTACCTGTATGGATCAGCTATTAAAATATGAATTTGAACGTATATTCCCTGGTTGTCGTTTATTAGATATACACGAATACCTTTCAGAAAAGGGGATATCGGTAGACTCATCTAATGGTGTTAAATATTTGTATCACGCACCATGTCATGATCCTATGAAAAAAATGGATGGTACCGAAGTCGCTAAAGATTTATTAAAAACAGAGGAAGTGTTACTTTCTGACCGTTGTTGTAGTGAGGCAGGAACTCTAGCCACAGCGAGACCTGATATTTCTGAACAGCTTCGTTTTAGAAAAACCATTGAGCTTACCAATGGCATTAATGAATTAACTGGCCATGACAAATCAATTGGTGGAGAGGTTAAGTTATTAACTTCTTGCCCAGCATGTCAGCAAGGTTTAAATCGTTATGAAGATGAAACTGGCTTAAAAACCGATTACATCGTGGTTGAGCTAGCTAAAAATCTTTACGGGGATGATTGGAAAGGTCAGTTTGTTAATAGACTAGAGCATGAAGGTGTGGAAAAAGTATTGCTTTAG
- a CDS encoding cytochrome c: MKKLLIATLSTGLLITANAHAAAPAAPAKAAMCIGCHGDHGNSVVPNFPKLAGQHASYLEKQLKDFRDGFRKDATMVTFAKGLSDSEIKELADYYASQTAK, from the coding sequence ATGAAAAAACTACTTATTGCAACACTTTCAACAGGCTTACTTATCACTGCTAATGCTCATGCTGCAGCGCCAGCAGCTCCTGCTAAAGCAGCAATGTGTATTGGTTGTCATGGTGACCACGGTAACAGTGTTGTACCTAATTTTCCAAAATTAGCCGGTCAGCATGCAAGTTATCTAGAAAAACAATTAAAAGACTTCAGAGACGGTTTTCGTAAAGATGCAACAATGGTAACTTTTGCAAAAGGCTTATCTGATAGCGAAATTAAAGAGTTAGCAGATTATTACGCATCTCAAACAGCTAAATAA
- a CDS encoding c-type cytochrome, translating into MKNTLIALAAAGLVSFGAAAQAAGDATAGQATFATCVGCHGAAAEGGVGPKLAGLPATEIISKLHAYKAGEQVGPMTSMMAPMAAGLSEADMENVAAYVSSL; encoded by the coding sequence ATGAAAAATACATTAATTGCATTAGCTGCGGCTGGTTTAGTTTCTTTTGGTGCAGCGGCTCAAGCTGCTGGTGATGCAACTGCTGGTCAAGCAACTTTCGCAACTTGCGTAGGTTGTCACGGTGCTGCAGCTGAAGGTGGTGTTGGACCTAAGCTAGCTGGTCTTCCTGCTACTGAAATCATCTCTAAGCTACATGCTTATAAAGCAGGTGAGCAAGTTGGTCCTATGACTTCTATGATGGCTCCAATGGCTGCTGGCCTATCTGAAGCTGACATGGAAAACGTAGCTGCATACGTTAGCTCTCTATAA